One Methylosarcina fibrata AML-C10 DNA segment encodes these proteins:
- the tatC gene encoding twin-arginine translocase subunit TatC — MSQNNHEEHAEQPFISHLIELRDRILRVVFCVLVVFLALAYYANDIYALLAGPLMKHMPANSTMIAIEVASPFFTPFKLALVVAVFISVPYILYQFWAFVAPGLYKQERRLILPLLIASTLLFYLGVAFSYFVVFPLIFGFLTAAAPPGVAVMTDITQYLDFVLTMFFAFGVCFEVPILTIVLVWAGLVTPRELAEKRPYVIVGAFIVGMVLTPPDAISQTLLAVPMWMLFELGLLSSRLFARKPESADPAGGLIKTLPDEIDSPKHK, encoded by the coding sequence ATGAGTCAAAATAATCACGAAGAGCACGCGGAACAACCGTTCATCAGCCACCTGATCGAATTACGCGACCGAATTCTGCGCGTCGTTTTCTGCGTATTGGTGGTATTTTTGGCGCTGGCTTATTACGCCAACGACATTTACGCGCTGCTCGCCGGCCCGTTGATGAAGCACATGCCGGCCAACAGCACGATGATTGCCATCGAGGTGGCCTCGCCTTTTTTTACGCCTTTTAAACTGGCGCTGGTCGTTGCCGTTTTCATTTCCGTTCCGTACATTCTGTACCAGTTCTGGGCTTTCGTCGCGCCCGGCCTTTACAAACAGGAACGGCGGCTGATCCTGCCGCTGCTGATCGCCAGCACGTTGCTGTTTTATCTGGGCGTCGCCTTTTCCTACTTCGTGGTCTTTCCGCTCATCTTCGGGTTTTTAACCGCCGCCGCTCCGCCGGGCGTGGCGGTCATGACCGATATCACCCAATATCTGGACTTTGTTTTGACGATGTTCTTCGCCTTCGGGGTTTGCTTCGAAGTGCCCATTTTGACGATCGTCCTGGTTTGGGCGGGGCTGGTTACGCCCCGGGAGCTTGCGGAAAAACGGCCCTACGTCATCGTCGGCGCCTTCATCGTCGGCATGGTGCTCACGCCGCCCGACGCCATTTCGCAAACCTTACTGGCCGTTCCGATGTGGATGCTGTTCGAACTGGGGCTGCTCAGCTCGCGCCTGTTCGCCCGCAAACCGGAAAGCGCCGATCCGGCCGGAGGGCTAATAAAAACCTTGCCTGATGAGATCGATTCTCCGAAGCACAAGTGA
- the hisF gene encoding imidazole glycerol phosphate synthase subunit HisF has protein sequence MGLAKRIIPCLDVDNGRVVKGVKFLDIRDAGDPVEIARRYDREGADELTFLDITATHDDRETMVHVVEQVASEVFIPLTVGGGIRTLDDIRRMLNAGADKVGINSAAVANPEFVYEAAQRFGSQCIVVAIDAKKVSAGNEPDRWEIFTHGGRKPTDIEAVGWAQKMVAYGAGEILLTSMDRDGTREGFDLALTRAISEAVTVPVIASGGVGCLDHLAEGILQGKADAVLAASIFHFGEYTIRQAKQHMAARGIEVRLT, from the coding sequence ATGGGTTTGGCAAAGCGCATCATCCCCTGCCTGGACGTCGATAACGGCCGCGTCGTGAAAGGCGTTAAATTCCTCGATATCCGGGATGCCGGCGACCCGGTCGAAATTGCCCGGCGTTACGATCGGGAAGGCGCGGACGAACTCACCTTTCTCGACATTACCGCAACCCATGACGACCGGGAAACCATGGTGCACGTGGTCGAGCAGGTGGCCAGCGAAGTGTTCATTCCGCTGACGGTGGGCGGCGGCATCCGAACTCTGGACGACATTCGCCGGATGCTCAACGCCGGAGCCGACAAGGTCGGCATCAACAGCGCGGCGGTGGCCAATCCTGAATTCGTCTACGAGGCCGCCCAGCGTTTCGGTTCCCAGTGCATCGTGGTCGCCATCGACGCCAAAAAAGTCAGCGCCGGCAATGAGCCCGACCGATGGGAAATTTTTACCCACGGCGGACGCAAACCCACCGACATCGAAGCGGTCGGCTGGGCGCAAAAAATGGTGGCCTACGGCGCCGGGGAAATCCTGCTGACCAGCATGGATCGGGACGGCACCCGGGAAGGCTTCGATCTGGCGCTGACCCGCGCCATCAGCGAAGCGGTAACCGTACCCGTCATTGCCTCGGGCGGTGTCGGCTGCCTCGACCATCTGGCCGAAGGCATCCTTCAAGGCAAAGCCGACGCGGTGCTGGCCGCCAGCATTTTTCACTTCGGCGAATACACCATACGTCAGGCGAAACAGCATATGGCGGCTCGCGGCATCGAGGTGCGCCTGACATGA
- the tatA gene encoding twin-arginine translocase TatA/TatE family subunit yields MGISLSELLILLVIVMVLFGTRRLREAGSDLGSAIKSFRKAIKENDDTKPSSDSAADQVIEGRVVSRHHEKN; encoded by the coding sequence ATGGGCATCAGCCTCAGTGAACTGTTAATCTTGCTCGTCATCGTCATGGTGCTGTTCGGCACCCGGCGTTTGCGTGAGGCGGGCTCCGATTTGGGCAGCGCCATCAAAAGCTTTCGCAAGGCCATCAAAGAAAACGACGACACGAAACCTTCGTCCGATTCTGCCGCCGATCAAGTCATCGAAGGCCGGGTCGTTTCGCGCCATCATGAAAAAAATTAA
- the hisB gene encoding imidazoleglycerol-phosphate dehydratase HisB: MVQRTAQIERNTLETQISIKVNLDGTGKALFSTGVPFLDHMLDQIARHGLIDLEIDAKGDLEIDAHHTVEDIGITLGQAFARALGDKKGIARYGHAYVPLDEALSRVVVDFSGRPGLFYQVQFPRATIGSFDVDLFREFFQGFVNHAGVTLHIDNLKGANAHHIAETIFKAMGRALRMAAAHDPRMSGIMPSTKGCL; the protein is encoded by the coding sequence ATGGTTCAACGTACGGCCCAAATAGAGCGAAATACGCTCGAAACTCAAATCAGCATCAAAGTCAACCTGGACGGCACCGGTAAAGCCTTGTTTTCCACGGGCGTTCCTTTTCTCGATCACATGCTGGATCAAATCGCCAGGCACGGCCTGATCGATCTGGAAATCGACGCCAAAGGCGATCTGGAAATCGATGCCCATCACACGGTGGAAGATATCGGCATTACCCTGGGCCAGGCGTTTGCACGCGCGCTCGGCGATAAAAAAGGCATCGCGCGTTACGGCCATGCCTACGTTCCTCTGGACGAAGCTTTGTCGCGCGTTGTCGTCGATTTTTCCGGCCGGCCGGGATTGTTTTATCAGGTTCAATTCCCCAGAGCGACGATCGGCAGCTTCGACGTCGATCTGTTTCGTGAATTTTTTCAAGGCTTTGTCAATCATGCGGGCGTCACTTTGCACATCGATAACCTGAAAGGCGCCAATGCCCATCATATTGCCGAAACCATTTTCAAGGCAATGGGGCGGGCGCTGCGCATGGCCGCCGCCCACGACCCACGAATGTCCGGCATCATGCCGTCCACCAAAGGGTGCCTGTAA
- the hisH gene encoding imidazole glycerol phosphate synthase subunit HisH yields MSSVAVIDYGMGNLHSIAKALQHAVPAATVICTSDRDAILNADRIVFPGVGAIRDCMNALNQAGLSEVVQKAARLKPFLGICLGMQALLTESEENGGTAGLGVFSGRVVRFPDHLQDADGNTLKIPHMGWNQVHQTPHPLWHNIPQNSRFYFVHSYYAQPEDASVVAATADYPEAFACAIAEDNVFAVQFHPEKSQAAGLQLLKNFLNWDGQVLVAND; encoded by the coding sequence ATGTCTTCTGTTGCTGTTATCGATTACGGGATGGGCAACCTGCACTCCATCGCCAAGGCTCTTCAGCATGCGGTTCCTGCCGCTACGGTCATCTGCACTTCCGACAGAGATGCCATTCTCAACGCGGACCGCATCGTTTTTCCTGGCGTCGGCGCCATAAGAGATTGCATGAACGCGTTGAATCAGGCCGGCTTGTCGGAAGTCGTACAAAAAGCCGCGCGCTTGAAACCGTTTCTGGGAATTTGTCTGGGCATGCAGGCTCTACTGACCGAAAGCGAAGAAAACGGCGGCACCGCCGGTTTGGGCGTCTTTTCGGGCCGGGTCGTGCGCTTTCCGGATCACTTGCAGGATGCCGACGGAAATACGCTGAAAATTCCTCACATGGGATGGAATCAGGTCCACCAGACGCCTCATCCTTTATGGCACAACATTCCGCAGAACAGCCGTTTTTATTTTGTGCACAGTTATTACGCTCAACCCGAGGATGCTTCCGTGGTGGCCGCCACGGCCGACTATCCGGAAGCCTTCGCCTGCGCCATCGCGGAAGACAATGTTTTCGCCGTGCAATTTCATCCGGAAAAAAGCCAGGCAGCCGGTTTGCAGTTGTTGAAAAACTTTTTAAACTGGGATGGACAAGTTTTGGTCGCCAACGACTGA
- the hisA gene encoding 1-(5-phosphoribosyl)-5-[(5-phosphoribosylamino)methylideneamino]imidazole-4-carboxamide isomerase: MLLIPAIDLKDGKCVRLRQGRMDEDTVFSDDPVAVAGRWVAAGAKRLHLVDLDGAFAGKPKNAEIITAIVKAFPHVPVQIGGGIRDEDTIQAYLDAGVEYVIIGTKAVNAPHFVRDIAMEYPRRIIVGLDAKDGKVAIDGWSKLSRHDVIDLAQHFEDDGVEAIIYTDISRDGMMSGVNVEATARLARAIRIPVIASGGITNIDDIRALGAVAGDGVIGAITGRAIYEGTLDFAEAEKLAETF; encoded by the coding sequence ATGTTGCTGATACCTGCAATCGATTTGAAAGATGGCAAATGTGTCCGCTTGCGGCAGGGGCGTATGGACGAGGATACGGTTTTCTCCGACGATCCGGTTGCCGTCGCCGGCCGATGGGTTGCCGCCGGCGCGAAAAGATTGCATCTGGTCGATCTGGACGGCGCTTTTGCCGGCAAACCGAAAAATGCAGAGATCATCACCGCCATCGTGAAGGCTTTTCCCCACGTTCCGGTGCAGATCGGCGGCGGCATTCGCGATGAGGACACCATTCAGGCTTATCTCGATGCCGGGGTCGAATATGTCATTATCGGCACCAAAGCGGTCAATGCGCCTCATTTCGTCAGGGACATCGCCATGGAATATCCAAGGCGCATCATCGTCGGGCTCGACGCCAAAGACGGCAAAGTAGCCATTGACGGCTGGTCCAAACTGTCCCGTCACGACGTGATCGATCTGGCGCAGCATTTCGAGGATGACGGCGTGGAAGCCATTATCTATACCGACATTTCCAGAGACGGCATGATGTCCGGAGTAAACGTCGAAGCCACGGCCAGGCTGGCGCGGGCCATCCGCATTCCGGTGATTGCTTCCGGGGGAATCACCAATATCGACGACATCCGGGCCCTGGGCGCCGTTGCCGGCGACGGCGTCATTGGCGCCATTACCGGGAGAGCCATCTATGAAGGCACTCTCGACTTCGCCGAAGCGGAAAAACTGGCGGAGACTTTTTAG
- a CDS encoding phosphoribosyl-ATP diphosphatase, with amino-acid sequence MNDVLQQLANILEQRKQEPAEKSYVASLYSKGLDTILKKVGEEATELVIAGKGGDQAQIIYETADLWFHTLVLLAQQNLSPDDVLNELERRFGLSGLEEKARRKS; translated from the coding sequence ATGAACGACGTCTTACAGCAATTAGCCAACATTCTGGAGCAGCGGAAACAGGAGCCGGCCGAAAAATCCTATGTCGCCAGCCTTTATAGCAAAGGACTGGACACCATTCTCAAGAAAGTCGGAGAAGAAGCCACGGAGCTGGTCATCGCCGGCAAAGGCGGAGACCAGGCGCAGATTATCTACGAAACGGCCGATCTGTGGTTTCATACCCTGGTCTTGCTCGCGCAGCAAAACTTGAGCCCGGACGATGTATTGAACGAGCTGGAGCGCCGTTTCGGTTTGTCGGGGCTGGAAGAAAAAGCGCGGCGGAAATCCTAG
- the hisI gene encoding phosphoribosyl-AMP cyclohydrolase: protein MTDAWLDAIRWTEDGLVPVVVQQRDSGKILMFAWMNRESLSLTVKEGYAVYWSRSRRKLWRKGEESGHRQKVIDLLLDCDEDVILLKIEQQGGIACHTGRESCFYRRLVDGQWQIAEPVLKDPETIYTKS, encoded by the coding sequence ATGACCGACGCCTGGCTGGATGCAATACGCTGGACGGAAGACGGTCTGGTCCCGGTCGTCGTGCAGCAGAGGGACAGCGGAAAAATCCTGATGTTCGCCTGGATGAACCGGGAGTCGCTCAGTTTGACGGTCAAGGAAGGCTATGCCGTTTATTGGTCGCGGTCGCGCCGAAAATTATGGCGCAAAGGCGAAGAGTCCGGACACCGGCAAAAAGTAATCGATCTGTTGCTGGACTGCGATGAAGACGTCATTCTGTTAAAAATTGAACAGCAAGGCGGCATTGCCTGTCATACCGGTCGAGAAAGCTGTTTTTACCGGCGCCTGGTCGACGGTCAATGGCAAATTGCAGAACCGGTATTAAAAGATCCCGAAACCATTTACACAAAGTCATGA
- the truD gene encoding tRNA pseudouridine(13) synthase TruD, whose protein sequence is MSEPSALVLSDDLLRMKSTAIPVWPCAYGRPPGRGVIRAAAEDFRVDECLAFEPSGTGEHVFLNIEKTGENTEYVARQLARFAGVRQRDVGYAGLKDRHAVTTQWFSVWLPGKPDPDWTAFASDSVKILQSLRHARKLQRGALAGNRFKLVIREWRGDKQATHDRLQAIRTGGIANYFGPQRFGHEGQNLAQALALFRGAKAGREQRSLYLSAARSFLFNQILARRIEQKNWNRALAGDVFFFDWSHSRFHAEKPDPDIIARIDAGNLHPSGALWGRGDVQVSLDALATEQALIEAHAEIAEGLVRSGVEADRRPLRVNVRELRWEFIGETALELSFGLPAGSYATALLSEIIGL, encoded by the coding sequence ATGAGCGAGCCTTCAGCGCTCGTTCTGTCGGATGATCTGCTTCGCATGAAGAGCACGGCCATTCCGGTCTGGCCTTGTGCGTACGGCCGGCCTCCGGGACGGGGCGTCATCCGGGCGGCGGCGGAAGACTTTCGAGTCGACGAATGCCTGGCTTTCGAACCTTCGGGGACCGGCGAGCACGTTTTTCTGAACATTGAGAAAACCGGAGAAAATACCGAGTATGTGGCAAGGCAACTGGCCCGCTTTGCCGGCGTCAGACAGCGGGACGTCGGTTATGCGGGATTGAAAGACCGCCATGCGGTCACGACGCAATGGTTCAGCGTCTGGCTGCCGGGCAAACCGGATCCCGACTGGACCGCCTTTGCATCGGACTCGGTGAAAATACTTCAGTCGCTGCGTCATGCCCGGAAACTCCAGCGCGGCGCCTTGGCGGGCAACCGTTTCAAACTCGTCATTCGGGAATGGCGGGGCGACAAACAGGCAACCCACGACCGACTGCAAGCGATCCGGACCGGCGGCATCGCCAATTATTTCGGGCCTCAGCGCTTCGGTCACGAGGGCCAAAACCTGGCTCAGGCCCTGGCTCTGTTTCGGGGGGCGAAAGCGGGGCGCGAACAGCGCAGCCTTTATTTGTCGGCCGCCCGGTCCTTTCTGTTCAATCAAATTCTGGCTCGAAGAATCGAACAAAAAAACTGGAACCGGGCCCTCGCCGGCGACGTGTTTTTTTTCGACTGGTCGCACAGCCGTTTTCATGCGGAGAAGCCGGATCCGGACATAATCGCCCGGATCGATGCGGGAAACCTCCATCCGAGCGGCGCCTTATGGGGCAGGGGAGATGTTCAGGTTTCCCTGGACGCGCTGGCGACCGAACAAGCATTGATCGAAGCGCATGCCGAAATCGCCGAGGGACTGGTCCGGTCCGGGGTGGAGGCCGACCGGAGGCCCTTGCGAGTGAACGTACGTGAGCTGCGATGGGAATTCATCGGCGAAACGGCGCTGGAACTGTCCTTCGGGCTGCCGGCCGGAAGTTATGCCACGGCCCTGTTAAGCGAAATCATTGGGCTTTGA
- the tatB gene encoding Sec-independent protein translocase protein TatB: MFDIGFSELCLVALVSLLVIGPERLPRVARMAGFWIGKTRSIIASVKTEIREELHAEELRQALKQESGMKEFRQLLDEATDAAHAIQSSVDTVKRESAQQISGPDESK, translated from the coding sequence ATGTTTGACATAGGATTTTCCGAACTTTGCCTGGTCGCTTTGGTCAGTTTATTGGTGATCGGTCCGGAACGGTTGCCCAGGGTCGCCCGGATGGCGGGCTTCTGGATCGGCAAGACACGATCCATCATCGCTTCGGTCAAGACGGAAATCCGGGAAGAACTTCATGCCGAAGAACTGCGCCAAGCCTTGAAACAAGAATCGGGTATGAAAGAATTTCGGCAATTGCTGGATGAGGCGACCGACGCGGCGCACGCCATTCAATCTTCGGTCGATACGGTAAAAAGAGAAAGCGCTCAACAGATTTCCGGTCCCGATGAGTCAAAATAA
- the ispF gene encoding 2-C-methyl-D-erythritol 2,4-cyclodiphosphate synthase, with protein sequence MIRIGQGYDVHRFNEGDHIILGGVRIPYERGLEAHSDGDVVLHALSDALLGAAALGDIGKHFPDTDPEFKGADSRVLLRHVYDVVRTKGYRLVNADITIIAQAPKMAPYIADMCRCIADDLQTEIDCINVKATTTEKLGFEGRKEGIAVQAVVLIEK encoded by the coding sequence ATGATCAGAATAGGACAAGGTTACGACGTGCACCGATTTAACGAGGGTGACCACATCATTCTGGGCGGGGTCCGGATTCCTTACGAAAGAGGCCTGGAAGCGCATTCCGACGGCGACGTGGTGTTGCATGCTTTAAGCGATGCCTTATTGGGAGCCGCGGCCCTGGGCGACATCGGCAAGCATTTTCCCGATACCGATCCCGAATTCAAAGGCGCCGACAGTCGCGTGCTGCTGCGTCACGTCTATGATGTCGTCCGGACAAAAGGCTATCGGCTGGTCAATGCCGACATCACGATCATTGCGCAGGCACCGAAAATGGCGCCGTACATCGCCGACATGTGCCGATGCATTGCCGACGATCTGCAGACGGAAATCGATTGCATCAACGTCAAGGCGACCACTACGGAAAAACTGGGGTTCGAGGGACGCAAGGAAGGCATTGCGGTTCAGGCCGTGGTATTGATTGAAAAATGA
- the ispD gene encoding 2-C-methyl-D-erythritol 4-phosphate cytidylyltransferase, with translation MTRTSRFWGIVPAAGVGKRMQSDRPKQYLELAGTPVIEHTLTRLLSTGIFEAIAVAVSTEDPYWPDLKISRHPAIVTTPGGKERADSVLSGLNSLRDRATDEDWVLVHDAARPCITAEDMNKLIDHLTAEDVGGILALPSHDTLKHVRENRIAGTLDRSHVWRALTPQMFRYGLLKKALEAAQGNPAVTDEASALELAGFHPRIVEGRPDNIKITRPEDLALAQFYLEQQ, from the coding sequence ATGACTCGAACAAGCAGATTTTGGGGCATCGTGCCGGCGGCGGGCGTCGGCAAACGCATGCAGTCGGACAGACCCAAGCAGTATCTTGAACTGGCCGGAACTCCCGTCATAGAGCATACGTTAACCCGGCTTCTGTCTACCGGCATTTTCGAGGCCATCGCGGTAGCCGTCTCGACGGAAGATCCTTATTGGCCGGACTTGAAAATTTCCCGGCATCCGGCCATTGTTACGACTCCAGGCGGCAAGGAACGCGCCGATTCGGTGCTGTCGGGGCTGAATTCGCTCAGGGACCGGGCTACCGACGAGGATTGGGTGCTGGTCCATGATGCCGCCCGGCCGTGCATTACCGCAGAAGACATGAACAAGCTGATCGATCATCTGACCGCAGAAGACGTCGGCGGCATTCTCGCCCTGCCGTCGCACGATACGCTGAAACATGTCCGGGAAAACCGCATTGCCGGCACGCTGGATCGATCTCATGTCTGGCGCGCGTTGACTCCGCAGATGTTCCGCTACGGCCTGCTCAAGAAGGCGCTGGAAGCGGCGCAAGGGAATCCTGCGGTGACCGACGAAGCCAGCGCGCTGGAACTTGCCGGATTTCATCCGAGGATTGTCGAAGGCCGGCCCGACAATATCAAGATTACCCGGCCCGAAGATCTGGCCCTGGCGCAATTTTATTTGGAGCAGCAATGA
- a CDS encoding Smr/MutS family protein, whose translation MRPVNNDKVLLQNQEKPKPRPKQRAFHVEEDLIGTVANDIEKLAPEDTLAFTAPGLQKNVLKKLRNGQFGLDAEIDLHGLSSREAKRQLLNFLRSAVINGCRCVQIVHGKGYRSSSDYPILKNHLNVWLRQHKNVLAFCSAPAKNGGAGAVYVLLQLS comes from the coding sequence GTGCGTCCGGTAAATAATGATAAAGTCCTCCTGCAGAATCAAGAAAAACCCAAGCCTCGCCCGAAACAGAGAGCCTTTCACGTCGAGGAGGATTTGATCGGAACGGTTGCGAACGACATCGAAAAACTGGCCCCGGAAGATACGCTGGCCTTTACCGCCCCGGGCCTGCAAAAAAACGTTTTAAAAAAACTGCGCAACGGCCAATTCGGCCTGGACGCGGAAATCGATCTGCACGGACTTTCCAGCCGGGAGGCCAAACGGCAATTGCTGAATTTCCTACGCTCCGCCGTCATCAACGGCTGCCGCTGCGTACAGATTGTCCACGGCAAAGGCTATCGTTCGTCTTCCGACTATCCCATTCTGAAAAACCATCTGAATGTATGGCTCAGACAGCATAAAAACGTGCTGGCGTTTTGTTCGGCCCCCGCTAAAAACGGCGGCGCCGGGGCCGTTTACGTATTATTGCAGTTGTCGTAA